A window of the Drosophila simulans strain w501 chromosome 2L, Prin_Dsim_3.1, whole genome shotgun sequence genome harbors these coding sequences:
- the LOC6730849 gene encoding facilitated trehalose transporter Tret1, which produces MATFFENSLLQHKTRYQLLATVIVNIITFGHGVGVGWLSPTLTKIQTPDSPLDFEVNLAEISWLGSMLGLGSLCGNLTIALLIERAGRKICLYLMAGPYACIWILIYCASNVYYLYAARFLCGFTGGAGYLVVPIFISEVADSNIRGALTSMVMLSVDLGILAGYILSTYLAYHVVPFLAIILPVAYFIANIMLPETAPYLLKKSQLAAAEKSFRYYRNQRSAICEQISKVNFEELRTAVLSQQTRNATPLSYKDLTTKPALKGFAASIVLSLGYQFSGVFSFINYMSDIFKASGSVVDVNTATIIIGLVQIVGVYTSTILVDIVGRRVLMLISTMGVGIGCIAFGCFTYLAKIYDLSDFNWLPLVLMIIICYVANIGLIGIFFLVLVELFPVKIRSLATSLSVIFLSLLVFGTLKLFPLMLHYWGISYTMWFSAASALLTFFYFWLFLQETKGKSMIED; this is translated from the exons ATGGCCACGTTTTTTGAGAACTCCCTGCTGCAGCACAAAACCCGGTATCAGCTTTTGGCCACGGTAATAG TTAACATTATTACTTTCGGAcatggagtgggcgtgggttGGCTCTCGCCGACTCTGACCAAAATTCAAACGCCCGATTCGCCGCTGGACTTCGAAGTGAATCTCGCCGAGATTTCCTGGCTGGGCTCGATGCTGGGACTGGGCAGCCTGTGCGGAAACCTGACCATAGCCCTGCTGATTGAGAGAGCAGGCAGGAAGATCTGCCTTTACCTCATGGCCGGGCCATATGCG TGTATCTGGATTTTGATCTACTGCGCCTCCAATGTGTACTACCTGTACGCAGCGAGATTCCTGTGCGGATTTACCGGCGGAGCAGGATACTTGGTGGTTCCGATTTTCATTAGCGAAGTAGCCGATAGCAA CATTCGAGGGGCTCTGACTTCGATGGTGATGCTATCCGTCGATTTGGGAATACTGGCTGGCTACATTCTAAGCACTTATCTGGCCTATCATGTCGTACCCTTCTTGGCCATTATCTTGCCCGTTGCCTACTTTATAGCCAATATAATGTTGCCCGAAACAGCCCCGTATCTGCTGAAGAAGAGCCAGCTGGCTGCTGCAGAGAAATCGTTCAGATACTACAGGAATCAGCGGAGTGCAATTTGCGAGCAAATCTCAAAGGTCAACTTCGAGGAGCTGCGCACAGCGGTTTTGTCTCAGCAGACACGGAATGCCACGCCACTCAGTTACAAGGACCTTA CGACCAAGCCCGCTCTGAAAGGATTTGCCGCCTCCATTGTCCTCAGCTTGGGCTACCAGTTCAGTGGGGTTTTCAGCTTCATCAACTATATGTCGGACATATTCAAAGCATCCGGCTCGGTTGTGGACGTTAATACGGCCACCATTATCATAGGATTAGTCCAGATCGTTGGCGTCTATACCTCGACCATATTGGTGGACATCGTGGGTAGGAGGGTTCTGATGTTGATCTCCACTATGGGAGTGGGAATAGGCTGCATTGCCTTCGGTTGCTTTACCTACTTGGCCAAAATCTATGATCTCAGCGATTTCAATTGGCTGCCTTTGGTGCTGATGATTATCATTTGTTACGTGGCCAATATTGGACTAATTGGAATCTTTTTCCTGGTGCTGGTGGAACTTTTTCCAGTAAAG ATTCGCTCCCTAGCCACCTCGCTGTCTGTGATTTTCTTGAGTTTACTCGTCTTTGGAACCCTGAAGCTGTTTCCCCTGATGCTGCACTACTGGGGCATATCCTATACCATGTGGTTCTCCGCTGCCTCTGCACTACTTACGTTCTTCTACTTCTGGCTGTTCCTGCAGGAAACCAAAGGAAAGTCTATGATTGAGGATTAG
- the LOC6730850 gene encoding facilitated trehalose transporter Tret1, with product MNLVQSGESISTMTFKLRLASVFANPNCLLGRRNRHQFLVTLLLNIATFSHGLGVGWMSPVMRDLQTDESPLDFPVLVSQVSWIGSLVGIGSVMGNLIAGLLMDRIGRKMVLFFIAIPYTTFWCLVYFVQSVEFLYIGRLMAGVTGGACYVVLPTFISEIADTNVRGRLGSIILLSVNTGVLAGYIVSTRVDYFTSPPFIIALPVCYFICNFLIPETPHHLVRKGKFEAAKRSFMFYKNIRKDDIKAEDEFEEMKYLLIKEQTEKAKSFDYRDFITKPAFKAYASAAVLLISNQFSASFCVTTYLADVFAASYTTLNLGMCTIVIGVLQIVGNYVTTLLCDKYGRRILMLTSTLGASLCLTAFGTFTFFAKTANLSAVDWLPLVILSCFVFLCNIGLVGCLFVVLVELFPAKIRSVGVSTFVVILSSTVFLTLKIFPICMAVWGTSVTMWCCSGITFLSFLYFCFFLEETNGKSLLEA from the exons ATGAATCTCGTTCAGTCTGGAGAAAGCATCTCGACCATGACGTTCAAATTGCGCTTAGCCTCGGTCTTCGCCAATCCGAATTGTCTATTGGGACGCAGGAATCGCCACCAGTTTCTGGTCACCCTGCTGC TGAACATAGCTACCTTCTCCCATGGCCTGGGCGTGGGTTGGATGTCGCCGGTGATGAGGGACCTGCAGACCGATGAGTCGCCTCTTGATTTCCCCGTTCTCGTGAGCCAGGTGTCCTGGATCGGATCGCTCGTGGGCATTGGTAGTGTAATGGGCAATCTGATCGCTGGACTACTCATGGATCGCATAGGTCGTAAGATGGTCCTTTTCTTCATCGCGATTCCCTATACG ACCTTCTGGTGCCTGGTTTACTTCGTCCAGAGTGTGGAGTTCCTGTACATCGGACGACTGATGGCCGGCGTAACTGGTGGCGCCTGCTACGTCGTCCTCCCGACCTTCATAAGCGAAATCGCTGACACCAA TGTTCGCGGTCGCCTAGGTTCCATTATCTTACTATCGGTTAACACGGGTGTTTTGGCGGGCTATATAGTGTCCACGAGAGTGGATTACTTCACGTCTCCCCCGTTCATCATCGCCCTGCCCGTCTGTTATTTTATCTGCAACTTCCTCATTCCGGAGACCCCACATCACCTAGTTCGCAAGGGCAAATTCGAAGCGGCCAAGAGGTCGTTCATGTTCTACAAAAACATCAGGAAAGATGACATCAAAGCTGAGGACGAGTTCGAGGAGATGAAGTATCTCCTTATTAAGGAGCAGACAGAGAAGGCCAAGTCCTTCGACTACAGGGATTTCA TTACCAAACCTGCATTCAAGGCCTACGCCTCTGCCGCTGTCCTGCTCATTAGCAATCAATTCAGTGCCAGTTTTTGTGTGACCACCTACTTGGCGGATGTCTTTGCCGCATCCTACACCACTCTGAATCTGGGCATGTGCACCATCGTCATCGGAGTGCTCCAGATCGTGGGCAACTACGTGACCACTCTGCTGTGCGATAAGTACGGAAGGAGGATACTCATGCTGACCTCCACCTTGGGGGCCTCCCTTTGCCTAACTGCCTTCGGCACCTTCACCTTCTTCGCAAAGACGGCTAATCTCTCCGCGGTGGACTGGTTACCCCTTGTGATCTTATCCTGCTTCGTATTCCTTTGCAACATCGGCTTGGTGGGATGCCTATTTGTGGTGCTCGTCGAGCTCTTTCCGGCCAAG atTCGATCTGTGGGCGTCTCCACCTTTGTGGTGATCCTAAGCAGTACAGTGTTCCTCACACTGAAAATCTTTCCCATCTGTATGGCTGTTTGGGGCACCTCGGTTACCATGTGGTGCTGTAGTGGAATTACGTTCCTCTCGTTTCTCTACTTCTGCTTCTTTCTGGAGGAGACCAACGGAAAATCGCTACTGGAGGCTTAG
- the LOC120284233 gene encoding facilitated trehalose transporter Tret1 → MLMRLFQRPNCLLNRRNRYQLLTTLLINVISISHGIGIGWLSPTLRKLQSDSPVGFEVKSEFEISWVGSMLGMGSVTGNILIGCLLGRLGSKRCLLLIAIPHSCLWILVYFAQSVEYLYVGRLLAGICGGGMYIVHPIFLSEIADANIRGTFSAMVMLSVNVGVLVGYIMGTHLPYYSIPFMVLILPLCYLISVLLFIKESPMHLIRIGKYSAAERSFRYYKNIKDSDNIHDQNRAMEEFEIMKIALAKGDPLQDAVTFKDFYSRPALKAYGPALVLLNANQFSGLFTMVNYMSDIFANSGSTMDPDTCTIIIGAVQILGTYVTTLLCDICGRKLLMLVSTAGVAISLTAFGFFTKYAESHDVGEYSWIPLLLMSMDIFLGNIGLVGCFFVSLVEMFPVKIRAKAASMAIVVCSSFVFVMLNIFPICMKQWGISATMWSCAGVTALSFLYFTYFMKETKGKSMLDD, encoded by the exons ATGCTGATGCGCTTATTTCAAAGGCCGAACTGCCTGCTTAATCGCAGGAATCGATATCAGCTGCTAACCACGCTGCTGA TTAATGTCATATCCATTTCACacggcatcggcatcggatGGCTATCCCCCACGCTGAGGAAACTTCAGTCCGACTCGCCCGTGGGTTTCGAGGTGAAGTCCGAGTTCGAGATCTCCTGGGTGGGCTCCATGCTGGGCATGGGCTCGGTGACTGGCAATATACTGATTGGGTGCCTGCTGGGGCGCCTGGGCAGCAAGAGGTGTCTGCTGTTAATTGCCATTCCACATTCG TGCCTGTGGATCCTGGTCTACTTTGCCCAGAGTGTGGAGTACCTTTACGTGGGAAGACTTTTGGCTGGCATCTGTGGCGGCGGCATGTACATTGTTCATCCCATTTTCCTCAGTGAAATCGCAGATGCCAA CATCAGAGGAACCTTCTCTGCCATGGTTATGCTATCGGTCAATGTGGGCGTCCTGGTGGGCTATATCATGGGCACCCACTTGCCGTACTACTCGATTCCGTTTATGGTGCTGATACTGCCCCTGTGCTACCTCATTTCCGTGTTGCTGTTCATTAAGGAATCACCCATGCATCTCATAAGGATTGGCAAATACTCGGCCGCCGAGAGATCGTTCCGCTACTATAAGAACATCAAGGACTCTGATAATATTCACGATCAGAATAGAGCCATGGAGGAGTTTGAGATCATGAAGATAGCCCTGGCCAAAGGGGATCCCCTCCAGGATGCCGTTACTTTCAAGGACTTTT ACTCTCGACCTGCTTTGAAGGCCTATGGACCTGCTCTGGTGCTTTTAAATGCTAATCAGTTCAGCGGACTTTTCACCATGGTCAACTACATGTCGGACATATTCGCCAACTCGGGCAGCACAATGGACCCCGATACGTGCACCATCATCATTGGAGCCGTCCAAATCCTGGGCACCTATGTGACCACTTTGCTGTGCGACATCTGCGGACGAAAGCTACTCATGCTGGTCTCCACGGCCGGAGTGGCCATTAGCCTGACGGCCTTTGGATTCTTTACCAAATATGCCGAGAGTCACGATGTCGGTGAGTACAGCTGGATACCCCTGCTGCTCATGTCCATGGACATCTTTCTGGGCAACATCGGCCTGGTGGGATGCTTCTTTGTCAGCCTCGTGGAAATGTTTCCGGTCAAG ATTCGTGCCAAGGCCGCCTCAATGGCAATTGTGGTTTGCAGCAGCTTTGTGTTCGTCATGCTGAACATATTCCCGATCTGCATGAAGCAGTGGGGCATTTCGGCCACCATGTGGTCGTGTGCAGGTGTCACAGCACTCAGTTTCCTTTACTTCACGTACTTCATGAAGGAAACGAAGGGCAAGTCCATGTTGGATGACTGA
- the LOC6730852 gene encoding ABC transporter G family member 21 isoform X2, which produces MGPSGSGKTTLLDCLSGQRHIDSGSVFLNREPLTKKWRRRIGYVLQEEIFFPQLTLRETVVYTALLRLPESMPRAEKMRQVDHILEALELGCCQQTKFGDYLNRGLSGGEKKRANIACELLTNPLLMLLDEPTSGLDSHSAISLMKVLKRYAQLEQKTIVISVHQPSSQMFHMFDKLLLLHQGRTAYFGDVQNIYRHFEDIGVTIKPHYNPADFVLEQLKSHPDIREKLFIAAKESHGNYLNRNCITSSHHNQVSVSGAKGKKQADSILIDDIINNYYNHRSNRHHHQYENLHHTSNGCRVEEDEEAAQHLVWCAADSQSNFSSCASSDCHSYSAGSGPGHSADDDWLSYPTSFHTQFRVLSSRNFREAKPRMLSKLNWFQTIGLALMAGAIWFQLPRTEEFLHDLQGWMFFSQTYWMLFALFGALNSFPSEREVVSKERRSGAYRLSAYYLAKMCAELPLVITLPTVYLMISYPMLGCTSLKLFFLMLIFLLINTIVAQSVGFFIGACCMDMNVSITLSALYTLATQLFGGYLSSRIPEGLSWIRYTSMIHYAYQNMQILEFREGAAIGCGSPSSYEICKQQSTEFIPYEEILKAQNSTSPLWLNTLILMMFLLVFRCLGYAVLRFLRCPKKT; this is translated from the exons ATGGGTCCTTCGGGCAGCGGGAAGACCACTCTGCTGGACTGCCTCAGTGGCCAGCGGCACATTGACAGCGGCAGTGTGTTTCTCAACCGTGAGCCCCTGACCAAAAAGTGGCGCCGAAGGATCGGCTATGTCCTGCAGGAGGAGATCTTCTTCCCGCAACTGACGCTCCGCGAAACGGTGGTCTATACGGCGCTGCTGCGACTGCCGGAATCAATGCCGCGGGCGGAGAAGATGCGCCAAGTGGACCACATACTGGAGGCCCTGGAATTGGGATGCTGTCAGCAGACCAAGTTCGGGGACTACCTCAACCGTGGACTCTCCGGTGGCGAGAAGAAGCGGGCGAACATCGCCTGTGAACTGCTGACCAATCCGCTGCTCATGCTCCTGGAT GAACCTACTTCTGGGCTGGACAGCCACTCGGCCATTTCGCTGATGAAGGTCCTGAAGCGGTACGCCCAGCTGGAGCAGAAGACCATCGTGATCAGCGTGCACCAGCCTTCGTCCCAGATGTTCCACATGTTCGACAAGCTACTGCTTCTCCACCAAGGACGCACTGCTTACTTTGGGGATGTGCAAAACATCTACCGCCACTTCGAGGACATCGGGGTCACCATCAAGCCGCACTACAATCCCGCCGATTTTGTGT TGGAGCAACTGAAATCGCATCCGGATATCCGCGAGAAGCTCTTCATAGCCGCCAAGGAATCGCACGGCAACTATCTGAACCGCAACTGCATCACGAGTAGCCACCATAACCAGGTCAGCGTTTCGGGTGCGAAGGGCAAGAAGCAAGCGGATAGCATCCTGATCGACGACATCATAAATAACTATTACAATCACCGCTCCAACCGGCACCATCACCAGTACGAGAACCTGCACCACACGAGCAACGGCTGCCGggtggaggaggacgaggaggcgGCCCAGCACCTGGTGTGGTGTGCCGCGGACTCGCAGTCCAACTTCAGTTCCTGCGCCTCCAGCGATTGTCATTCCTATAGTGCTGGCAGTGGGCCAGGACATTCGGCGGATGACGACTGGCTGTCCTATCCCACCAGCTTCCACACCCAGTTCCGCGTCCTCTCGAGCCGCAATTTCCGGGAGGCTAAGCCGCGCATGCTGTCCAAGCTGAATTGGTTCCAGACCATCGGACTGGCTCTGATGGCCGGTGCCATTTGGTTTCAGCTGCCCAGAACCGAGGAGTTCCTGCACGACCTCCAGGGATGGATGTTCTTCTCGCAGACCTACTGGATGCTCTTCGCCCTCTTCGGGGCCCTTAATTCAT TCCCCTCGGAGCGCGAGGTGGTGAGCAAGGAACGTCGCTCTGGGGCCTACCGACTATCCGCCtattatttggccaaaatgtgtGCCGAGTTGCCCTTGGTGATCACTTTGCCCACGGTCTACCTCATGATCAGCTACCCCATGTTGGGCTGCACCAG CTTAAAGCTGTTCTTCCTGATGCTCATCTTCCTGCTGATCAACACGATCGTGGCCCAGAGCGTGGGCTTCTTCATCGGAGCCTGCTGCATGGACATGAACGTGAGCATCACCCTGAGTGCCCTGTACACGCTGGCCACCCAGCTGTTCGGCGGATATCTGTCTTCGCGCATTCCGGAAGGGCTCAGCTGGATCCGGTACACCTCCATGATCCACTACGCCTACCAGAACATGCAGATTCTCGAGTTTCGCGAGGGGGCGGCTATTGG TTGTGGCTCGCCCAGTAGCTACGAGATTTGCAAACAGCAATCAACCGAATTCATTCCATACGAGGAAATACTCAAAGCCCAAAACTCGACATCACCGCTCTGGCTAAACACGCTGATCCTGATGATGTTCTTACTGGTATTCCGGTGCCTGGGATACGCGGTGTTGCGCTTCCTGCGATGCCCCAAAAAGACGtga